From a single Chlorocebus sabaeus isolate Y175 chromosome X, mChlSab1.0.hap1, whole genome shotgun sequence genomic region:
- the LOC140710727 gene encoding melanoma-associated antigen 9-like, with protein sequence MSLEQRSPHCKPDEDPEAQREDLGLMGAQDPTGEEQEATSSSDEEEEVSAAGSSSPPQSPQGGSSSSTSVYYTLWSQFDEGSSSQEDEGPSTSVDLAHLEFMFQEVLKLKVAELVRFLLHKYRVKKPVTKAEMLESVIKNYKHYFPVIFGKASEFMQLIFGTEVKEVDPAGPSYILVTALGLSCDSMLGNDHSMPKAALLIIILGVILTKDDCAPEEVIWEALSVMGVYVGMEHVFYGEPRKLLTQDWVQENYLEYRQVPGSDPAHYEFLWGSKAHAETNYEKVINYLVMVNAREPICYPSLYEEAFGGEQEGV encoded by the coding sequence ATGTCTCTTGAGCAGAGGAGTCCGCACTGCAAGCCTGATGAAGACCCTGAAGCCCAAAGAGAGGACTTGGGCCTGATGGGTGCACAAGATCCCACAGGCGAGGAGCAGGAGGCTACCTCCTCCtctgatgaggaggaggaggtgtcTGCTGCTGGGTCATCAAGTCCTCCCCAGAGTCCTCAGGGAggctcttcctcctccacttccGTCTACTACACTTTATGGAGCCAATTCGATGAGGGCTCCAGCAGTCAAGAAGATGAAGGGCCAAGCACCTCGGTCGACCTAGCTCACCTGGAGTTCATGTTCCAAGAAGTACTGAAATTGAAGGTGGCTGAGTTGGTTCGTTTCCTGCTCCACAAATATCGAGTCAAGAAGCCGGTCACAAAGGCAGAAATGCTGGAGAGTGTCATCAAAAATTACAAGCACTACTTTCCTGTAATCTTCGGCAAAGCCTCCGAGTTCATGCAGCTGATCTTTGGCACTGAGGTGAAGGAGGTGGACCCCGCCGGCCCCTCCTACATCCTTGTCACTGCTCTTGGCCTCTCATGCGATAGCATGCTGGGTAATGATCATAGCATGCCCAAGGCGGCCCTCCTGATCATTATCCTGGGTGTGATCTTAACCAAAGACGACTGCGCCCCCGAAGAGGTTATCTGGGAAGCGTTGAGTGTGATGGGGGTGTATGTTGGGATGGAGCACGTTTTCTATGGGGAGCCCAGGAAGCTGCTCACCCAAGATTGGGTGCAGGAAAACTACCTGGAGTACCGGCAGGTGCCCGGCAGTGATCCTGCGCACTATGAGTTCCTGTGGGGTTCAAAGGCCCATGCTGAAACCAACTATGAGAAGGTCATAAATTATTTGGTCATGGTCAATGCAAGAGAGCCCATTTGCTACCCATCCCTTTATGAAGAGGCTTTTGGGGGGGAACAAGAGGGAGTCTGA
- the TMEM185A gene encoding transmembrane protein 185A produces the protein MSFLCLVVLYYIVWSVLFLRSMDVIAEQRRTHITMALSWMTIVVPLLTFEILLVHKLDGHNAFSCIPIFVPLWLSLITLMATTFGQKGGNHWWFGIRKDFCQFLLEIFPFLREYGNISYDLHHEDNEETEETPVPEPPKIAPMFRKKARVVITQSPGKYVLPPPKLNIEMPD, from the exons ATGTCTTTTCTGTGCCTGGTGGTCCTCTACTACATCGTGTGGTCCGTCTTGTTCTTGCGCTCTATGGATGTGATTGCTGAGCAGCGCAGGACACACATAACCATGGCCCTGAGCTGGATGACCATCGTCGTGCCCCTTCTTACGTTTGAG ATTCTGCTGGTTCACAAACTGGATGGCCACAACGCCTTCTCCTGCATCCCGATTTTTGTCCCCCTTTGGCTCTCGTTGATCACGCTGATGGCAACCACATTTGGACAGAAGGGAGGAAACCACT GGTGGTTTGGTATCCGCAAAGATTTCTGTCAGTTTCTGCTTGAAATCTTCCCATTTCTACGAGAATATGGAAATATTTCCTATGATCTCCATCACGAAGATAATGAAGAAACCGAAGAGACCCCAGTTCCGGAGCCTCCTAAAATCGCACCCATGTTTCGAAAGAAGGCCAGGGTGGTCATTACCCAGAGCCCTGGGAAGTATGTGCTCCCACCTCCCAAATTAAATATCGAAATGCCAGATTAG
- the HSFX2 gene encoding LOW QUALITY PROTEIN: heat shock transcription factor, X-linked (The sequence of the model RefSeq protein was modified relative to this genomic sequence to represent the inferred CDS: inserted 1 base in 1 codon) has protein sequence MEDKPSLSVALCEERNSRGQGHGLDRVPFPPQLYSETYLHPADPSPAWDDPVSTGSPNFRLLTEEIAFQALAEEASFRRPRPDGDIPPQGEDNLLSLPFPQKLWRLVSSNQFSSIWWDEGGASIVINQKLFEKEILKRDVAHKVFATDSIKSFFRQLNLYGFRKRRQCSFRTLTHVFPAQRPVSILNKLEFYCHPYFQRNSPHLLVRMKRRVGVKSAPGHQEEDKPEAAGSCLAPADTEQQDHTSPNENDQVTPQHQEAVGPNTQIRSVSALPASPVMVPDPAMASDNTPVTQPAGEWSEGSQAHVTPVAAVPGPAAQPFLSVPGSPTQMNSYGPVVALPTASPSTLAMETTGLPAPGMLPFCHLWVPVTLVAAGAAQPVVSMAMFPHPLALHHHCPHSHRTSQYMPASDGPXAYPDYADQRT, from the exons ATGGAGGACAAGCCATCACTGAGTGTGGCTCTCTGTGAAGAAAGAAATTCGAGAGGACAGGGTCATGGCTTGGACAGGGTGCCTTTTCCTCCCCAGTTGTACTCAGAGACCTACCTTCACCCAGCAGATCCTTCCCCTGCCTGGGATGACCCAGTGTCCACTGGGAGCCCTAACTTCAGGCTGCTGACAGAAGAAATCGCTTTCCAAGCTCTGGCCGAGGAGGCTTCATTCAGAAGGCCGCGCCCTGATGGTGACATCCCGCCCCAGGGAGAAGACaatctcctctccctcccttttccgcAGAAACTGTGGAGACTGGTCAGCAGCAATCAGTTTTCATCCATCTGGTGGGATGAAGGAGGGGCTTCTATAGTGATCAATCAAAAACTCTTTGAAAAGGAGATTCTCAAAAGGGACGTCGCACACAAAGTGTTTGCCACGGATTCAATAAAGAGCTTCTTCCGCCAGCTAAACTTGTATGGCTTCCGAAAACGGCGTCAATGCTCTTTCAGGACCCTCACCCACGTTTTCCCCGCACAAAGGCCGGTCTCCATCTTGAATAAG TTAGAGTTCTACTGCCATCCCTACTTTCAAAGAAACTCCCCTCACCTCCTCGTGAGGATGAAGAGAAGAGTGGGCGTCAAGTCTGCACCAGGACATCAGGAGGAGGACAAGCCAGAAGCTGCTGGATCCTGTCTGGCACCAGCAGACACTGAGCAACAAGATCACACATCTCCGAATGAGAATGATCAGGTCACACCGCAACACCAGGAAGCGGTGGGTCCCAACACCCAAATCAGAAGTGTCTCTGCTCTACCAGCAAGTCCTGTGATGGTGCCCGATCCCGCCATGGCAAGTGACAACACTCCAGTGACCCAGCCGGCCGGCGAGTGGTCAGAGGGCAGCCAGGCTCACGTCACTCCGGTGGCCGCTGTCCCTGGGCCTGCAGCGCAGCCCTTCCTCTCTGTCCCCGGATCTCCCACCCAGATGAATTCTTACGGGCCTGTGGTGGCCCTTCCCACAGCATCCCCCAGTACCCTTGCCATGGAGACCACAGGACTTCCTGCGCCTGGCATGCTGCCCTTTTGCCATCTCTGGGTGCCGGTGACCCTAGTGGCTGCTGGGGCTGCACAGCCTGTTGTCTCCATGGCCATGTTCCCCCATCCCCTAGCTCTGCACCACCATTGCCCCCACAGCCACCGCACATCACAGTACATGCCAGCTAGCGATGGCC ATGCATACCCAGACTACGCAGACCAGCGCACATAG